From a single bacterium genomic region:
- a CDS encoding YfhO family protein, whose translation MRSLPPLLGLLLVLLLGYFPLVLHPSLHTACPENDTWNLPIRWSVLTALRGGHLPLWNPLSAFGIPWLATWQTGTFYPGTWLFRIFGLGFWNLSGLLHLLVFSLGLFFLLRRWACPLPWALTAAGVGLLNGCAFNHLGSNSSMDTLAWMPWVFWAVHVLASERRGSFLPLALFLSLQIFAGYPQIILYTLLGASAYAAFLGGPRLALRTGAAFGLSLLFTCAQWLPSVEYFFTQAARLPAVHDNPDFFLPLKNLRTLWDPSALARDGRPDFVADPTFFYFNLYSGILPLIVILAGSFRVKKLSASTRFFLLGTLAVLLWSLGFPGLFFGPLHLPFPAFLEPAKSWVLFDLFFLASLALVLKDLFPKPGIGAWVLGGLCVLNLLVYVHLQPLERNLLPGDPILTTAAAPFQANLGTGRALVLPDAAHHAGLYTPLPDPDHKPLFKRFIPNSNYFVSLPLATFYGSTQPSWGALDAAFYFQYVFSGDKGGGLMDLLGVDLLYVPSDRLPAHYQKVMKDGDWTLWKNPHSLGDHFFFSGEIAQADRKTVFTRFAAGLSDPRQTLFLDRPEGMEKDRPIPPDARVLELEKGHPAGFLVVTQNALPGWRAWVDGKGTGIARADGIFQAIEVPAGAQEVRLSYEPTSFRLGLFLSLLGGAWLLARVLLLRRKP comes from the coding sequence ATGCGATCCCTCCCACCCCTCCTCGGCCTTCTTCTGGTCCTTCTATTAGGTTACTTCCCGCTGGTCCTGCACCCCTCCCTTCATACCGCTTGTCCCGAGAACGACACCTGGAACCTTCCGATCCGCTGGTCGGTGCTGACCGCCCTTCGCGGCGGCCATCTCCCGCTCTGGAACCCGCTCTCCGCCTTCGGCATTCCCTGGCTGGCCACCTGGCAGACCGGCACCTTCTATCCGGGCACCTGGCTCTTCCGGATCTTCGGATTGGGTTTTTGGAACCTTTCGGGCCTCCTCCATCTGCTGGTCTTCTCCCTGGGTCTTTTTTTCCTCCTGAGGCGTTGGGCCTGTCCCCTGCCCTGGGCCCTCACCGCCGCCGGGGTCGGCCTCTTGAACGGATGCGCCTTCAACCATCTGGGAAGCAATTCCTCCATGGACACCCTGGCCTGGATGCCCTGGGTCTTTTGGGCCGTCCATGTCCTGGCGTCGGAGCGCCGCGGGTCCTTCCTGCCCCTCGCCCTTTTCCTCTCCCTCCAGATTTTCGCCGGATATCCCCAGATCATCCTTTACACCTTGCTGGGCGCGTCGGCCTACGCGGCCTTCCTGGGCGGTCCGCGTCTGGCGCTCAGGACCGGGGCGGCCTTCGGGCTTTCCCTCCTCTTCACCTGCGCCCAATGGCTCCCCTCGGTCGAATATTTCTTCACCCAGGCCGCCCGTCTCCCGGCGGTCCATGACAACCCGGACTTTTTCCTGCCCCTGAAGAACCTTCGGACCCTCTGGGACCCATCGGCCCTGGCCCGGGATGGAAGACCGGACTTCGTGGCCGACCCCACCTTCTTCTACTTCAATCTCTATTCGGGGATCCTTCCCTTGATCGTGATCCTGGCCGGATCTTTCCGGGTGAAAAAACTCAGCGCCTCCACCCGCTTCTTCCTGCTCGGCACCCTGGCCGTTCTGCTTTGGTCGTTGGGGTTCCCCGGTCTCTTCTTCGGGCCCCTTCACCTTCCCTTCCCCGCCTTCCTGGAGCCCGCCAAGAGCTGGGTGCTCTTCGATCTTTTCTTCCTGGCCTCCTTGGCCCTGGTCCTGAAGGACCTTTTCCCGAAACCCGGGATAGGGGCCTGGGTCCTCGGCGGTCTTTGCGTCCTCAACCTTCTGGTCTATGTCCATCTCCAACCCCTGGAGAGGAACCTCCTTCCAGGCGATCCCATCCTCACGACGGCCGCCGCGCCCTTCCAAGCCAACCTGGGGACCGGCCGGGCCCTGGTCCTCCCCGACGCCGCCCACCACGCCGGTCTCTACACGCCCCTGCCCGACCCGGACCACAAACCCCTCTTCAAGCGCTTCATCCCTAATTCCAACTACTTCGTCTCCTTGCCCTTGGCCACCTTCTACGGTTCCACCCAGCCCTCCTGGGGCGCCCTGGACGCGGCCTTTTATTTCCAATATGTCTTTTCCGGGGACAAGGGCGGCGGCTTGATGGATCTTCTGGGCGTGGACCTGCTCTATGTGCCGAGCGACCGCCTGCCGGCCCATTATCAAAAGGTGATGAAAGACGGGGATTGGACCCTTTGGAAGAACCCCCATTCCCTCGGGGACCATTTCTTTTTCTCAGGCGAGATCGCCCAGGCCGACCGCAAGACCGTCTTCACCCGCTTCGCAGCGGGCCTGTCGGACCCCCGCCAGACCCTCTTTTTGGACAGGCCGGAGGGGATGGAAAAAGACCGCCCCATACCCCCCGACGCCAGGGTCCTCGAATTGGAAAAGGGCCATCCGGCGGGGTTCCTGGTCGTGACCCAGAACGCCCTGCCGGGTTGGCGGGCCTGGGTGGATGGGAAGGGGACGGGGATCGCGCGGGCGGACGGCATCTTCCAGGCCATCGAAGTGCCCGCCGGGGCCCAAGAAGTGCGGCTCTCCTACGAACCCACCTCGTTCCGGCTCGGGCTCTTCCTGTCGCTCTTGGGCGGGGCCTGGCTCTTGGCGCGGGTCCTTCTATTAAGAAGGAAGCCCTAA